The Acidobacteriota bacterium genomic interval CCGCGCAGCCGGCGGAGCGCCGCGGCCGCGCGTCCGCTGGCCGATGCGCCGGGGCGGCGCGGCCCGACGGCGCCGTGGGCGATAATCGCCTCGCACGACCATGGAAAGGAGGCGGTCGATGGGCCGGTACGAACGGCTGCCCGGCGGTGCGGGAGCCTGGGTGTTCGCGGTGCTGCTCGCCGCCGGCTGCCCGTCCGGAAGGACACCCGACTCGGACTACCTTGCGGAGATCCAGGCCTGGAGGGCCGAAAGGGAGGCACGCCTGCGCCGCGAGGACGGCTGGCTCACGCTCGTGGCGCTGTACTGGCTCGAACCCGGACGGCACACGTTCGGCTCCGCGCCGGACAACGACCTCGTGCTTCCGGAGGGGGCGGCTCCCGAGCGGGCCGGCTGGCTGGAACGGGACGGGGACGTCGTGACCGTCCACGCCGCGCCCGGCGCGGACGTCACCGTCGACGGCACACCGGCCGCGGGGCAGCGGCTGGTCAGCGACGCCGAGGGCCGCCCGTCGCTGGTGCGCACCGGGCGGATCACGTTCTACCTCATCCGGCGGGGCGACCGCCTCGGCATCCGGGCCAAGGATCCGGAAAGCCCCACCCGGCGGGAGTTCCGGGGTCTGGACTACTTCCCCGTCGACCCGCGCTACCGGGTCACCGCCGTTTTCGAGCCGTACCCCTCCCCGAAGGAGGTCGAGGTCGCCACGGTCGCGGGGACGACGGATCGGATGCTCGTGCCCGGCGTCGTCCGGTTCCGGCTGGACGGGCGCGAGCTCACCCTCGAACCCTGGCTGGAGTCGCCCGACGCGGAGGAGTTCTTCTTCGTGTTCAGGGACGCGACCAGCGGGCACGAAACCTACGAGGCCAGCCGTTTCCTCTACAGCGAGAGGGTGGCGGAGGGGCCTGTCGTGCTCGATTTCAACAAGGCGTACAACCCCCCGTGCGCGTTCACGCCGTTCGCGACCTGCCCGCTGCCGCCACCGGGAAACGTCCTTCCCGTCCGGATCGAGGCGGGCGAGAAGAAATACGCCGGCGGGACGCACCGGTGACCTTGGAGCACCGTTTCGAAGACGGCTGGTTCTTCCGGCGCCGGAGCGCCGCCCGGCCGCGCGGGACGCTGGTCTGGATCCACGGCCTCGGCGAGTCGGGCCTCTGTTTCGAGCGGATCGCGGCGCACCCGGAATTCCGCCGGTTCGACCAGCTCATCCCGGACCTGCCCGGCTACGGCCGCTCGCCGTGGCCCGCCCGGCCGGAGCGGCTGGAACGGCTGGCCCTGGCGGCGGCCTTGTGGGTGGAGGCGCGGGCGGCGACCCCGCCGGTGATCTGGCTGGGCCACTCGATGGGGGGCGTGCTCGCCACCCTGGCGGCCGAGCGGCGACCGCGCGCCGTCCAAGCGGTCGTCGACATCGACGGGAACATCACCTCCGGCGATTGCACCTTCAGCGGCCGCGCCGCCTCCCGGTCGCGGGCGGCGTTTCTCCGCGGCGGGCTGGAAGAGCTGCGCCGCGCCGTCCACCGGAAGGGGGTGCGGGACGAGGCCCTCCGGGGTTATGCCGCCAGCCTCGCCTTCGCCGACCCCGCCTCCTTTTATCGCCACTCCGTCGATCTCGTCCGGCTCTCCCGCGACGGATCGCTGGCCCGCCGGCTCGCCGCGCTCGGAATCCCGGTCCTGTACGTGGCGGGGTCCCCGGGAGGAGCGTGCCCGCGCAGTCTCGCGGCACTCCGGCGCGAAGGTGTGCCCGTGGCCGTCGTCGCCCCCGCCGGCCACTGGCCGTTCGTCGACGCCCCCGACGAGTTCGCGGCCGCGGTCGCCGCTTTCCTCAGGGACGCCGCTTCAGGTTGACGCTGCCGCGCGGCGTCGCATAAATGGGAAGACTCCACGGGCCCGGAAGGGTCCCGGCGATCGCGCCCATGATCCCGATCGACCCACTCCTCACGGCCGTCGAGCGGCTCCGGTGGGCCGGCTGCCGGGCGGCGGGGATCGGCCGCCTCGGTCCAGACGAGCGCTATTTCGAACCGGGGGAGGGCCGTCCCGGCGACCCTCGGTACCTGGCGGAGCTCGACGAGCTGAACGAGCGGTTCGAGGAGTACCTCGAACCGGCCGGCGTCGGCGCCCCGCCGCCCGGCCGGGTGCGCCGCGAGGGCGAGTTCGTCACCTTCCCCTCGGCCCGGCCGTGCGGCGACCCGCGCGTCGACCGTGTGGTGGTCCGCCTCTATCCGGCGCCGCCCGATGCCGGGGAGGGGGGTGTGCTGTTCCATCACTGGGTCTACGCCGGGAGGTGGAGCGCCATCGACTACCTCCTCGCTCCCCTCGCCTCCCGCTTCAGGGTCGCGGTCATGGTCGCCCCCCA includes:
- a CDS encoding DUF1684 domain-containing protein yields the protein MERRRSMGRYERLPGGAGAWVFAVLLAAGCPSGRTPDSDYLAEIQAWRAEREARLRREDGWLTLVALYWLEPGRHTFGSAPDNDLVLPEGAAPERAGWLERDGDVVTVHAAPGADVTVDGTPAAGQRLVSDAEGRPSLVRTGRITFYLIRRGDRLGIRAKDPESPTRREFRGLDYFPVDPRYRVTAVFEPYPSPKEVEVATVAGTTDRMLVPGVVRFRLDGRELTLEPWLESPDAEEFFFVFRDATSGHETYEASRFLYSERVAEGPVVLDFNKAYNPPCAFTPFATCPLPPPGNVLPVRIEAGEKKYAGGTHR
- a CDS encoding alpha/beta hydrolase, producing MRVHAVRDLPAAATGKRPSRPDRGGREEIRRRDAPVTLEHRFEDGWFFRRRSAARPRGTLVWIHGLGESGLCFERIAAHPEFRRFDQLIPDLPGYGRSPWPARPERLERLALAAALWVEARAATPPVIWLGHSMGGVLATLAAERRPRAVQAVVDIDGNITSGDCTFSGRAASRSRAAFLRGGLEELRRAVHRKGVRDEALRGYAASLAFADPASFYRHSVDLVRLSRDGSLARRLAALGIPVLYVAGSPGGACPRSLAALRREGVPVAVVAPAGHWPFVDAPDEFAAAVAAFLRDAASG